The DNA sequence AATCAGAAGAGTTTAAATAGTAAGCGAAATTAACTAAAAGACGATTCAATGTTTTCATTAGCCAAGCTTTTGTTTTAAAATCTCATTTACAGCCTGTGGATTAGCACTTCCTTTACTCGCTTTCATTACTTGCCCGACAAAGAAACCAAATAACTTATCTTTTCCAGATTTATATTCTGATACTTTATCTTCATTTGCATTGATAATTTCATCACAAATTGCTTCAATTGCACCTGTATCTGTTACTTGTTTAAGTCCAAGATTTTCGATAGCAGTATCAACATCTGCATCATTTTCCATAAGATAGTCAAGTACCTCTTTTGCTGCTTTACCAGAGATTGTTTGGTCATCGATACGCTTTGCGATAAAACCTAATTTATTTGCATCTACAGGAGAGTTGGTGATGTTAAATTCACCTTTGAGGCGAGCTAGTAGTTCAACTGTTAAAAGACTTACTGCAGTTTTTGCACTCACACCTTCAATTGCCATCATTGTTTCAAAGAAATCAGCCATCTCTACTGCAGATGTGATTACAGATGCATTGTATTCACTCATACCGTATTCTTTTACGAAACGCTCTTTTTTTGCATCAGGCAGTTCAGGAATCACACTGTACTCTTCCATCATTTCAGGAGTAACCACACATTTTAAAAGGTCAGGTTCCGGGAAATATCTGTAATCAGCCGCTTCCTCTTTGCCACGCATAGAACGTGTCTCATTTTTCACCTGGTCAAACAGACGTGTTTCTTGAACAATTTCATCTTCATACACACCGTCTTCCCACGCTTCAACTTGACGTATTACTTCAACTTCGATCGCTTTTTGAATAAATTTAAATGAGTTGATATTTTTGATCTCTACACGTGTATAAAGTTTCTCATCCCCTTTTGGACGGATAGATACGTTAACGTCACATCTAAAAGAGCCCTCTTGCATATTTGCATCAGAGATATCAATGTATCTTAAAATAGAATGTAGTTTTTTAAGATAAAGTACCGCCTCTTCAGCACTTCTCATATCCGGTTCACTTACAATCTCTAATAATGGTGTACCTGCACGGTTTAAGTCCACTTTTGAGATATCGCCATCATGAATATTTTTACCTGCATCCGCTTCAATATGTGCACGGTTAATTCTGATAGTTTTATTTGAGCCGTCTTCAAAGTCAATCGTTAGTTTTCCGTGTTCAACGATTGGGGTATAAAGTTGTGTAATTTGATATGCTGAAGGTGAATCCGGATAAAAGTAAGATTTTCTATCAAAATATGAAGTTTTATTGATTGTTGCATCAACTGCTGTTCCAAGCATGATAGATTTGTGCAAAACTTCTCTATTTAATACAGGTAATGCACCTGGAAGAGCTAAACACGTTGGACAAGTATTTGTATTTTGTTTATGATTAAAACTCGTTGGGCACGAGCAAAAAAGTTTTGTTTTTGTGTTTAACTGTACATGGACTTCAAGTCCGATAACTACTTCAAACATAATTTTCCTTGAAAGTAAAAAAATAATAAGTTTTTTATAATAACTAAATTATCTTTTAAATCTGCTAAAAAGCTTGTTTATTCGTTTTACAGAGTGTTTTGTCAGGTATTAGCACACTCTGAAGTAAACCTAAAAGTCAAAAACTTTATAATGTTGAGTATAATAATAATTATGAATTCACAAAAAGATTTAGTAAATTATCTGATTAATACAAATGCCTTACACTCACCTGATATCATAAAGGCATTTATAGCTATAGACAGGTATGATTTTGTGAAAAATCAAAACTCTTATGCAACATATGAAGACTTTCCTCTCTCCATAGGCAACTCCCAAACCATATCTCAGCCAACAACTGTTGCAATGATGCTTGAGATGTTATCTCCAAAACAAGGCAACTCAATTTTGGATATAGGAAGCGGTTCGGGCTGGACTACGGCATTGCTTGCACATATAGTAGGTCAAGAGGGTTGTGTAACCGGGCTTGAAAGACTTGATGAGCTTGTAGAATTTGGCTCAAACAACCTAAATAAATACCATTTTAATAATGCAAAAATCATCAAAGCAACAGACAGGCTTGGCATCCAGGGAAAGAAATTTGACAGAATCTTAGTTTCAGCCTCCGCAGAAGATTTTCCAACTAAGCTAACAGATCAGTTAAAACCAGGTGGGAAACTTGTCATACCTGTGAAAAACTCTATTTTTGAGATAACAAAAACAAAAGATGACGAGTTAAAGATAATTGAACATTACGGCTTTGTTTTTGTGCCTTTAATATATAAATAAAATGCTCTTAATTTTCCAACAATAATTCTTTATATCCATCTAGCTTACAATATATTCTAGTATGGATACAAAGATTGAAAAAAACTAGATTGTTCCGCGATTAAAAATCACAGAACAACCCATTAGTCTTAGGAGGGGGAGGTATTTTGAAAAATATGGAAACTAGTAATTTTGGGGTGTTAAGAATTAGAACTTACATCTTTGAACATCCAAGAAAGCTAAACTTAACATTACTAATTTTTTGTATCCTTGAATCTTAGGATGGAAAAATTATATCATGATTAGAAATTAAAAAGGTACAAGAAACTGATTAATTTTTAATCAATATAAAAATGATTATTTTTGGAGAATTTTTTCTAGTAATTCAGTTTGTTTTTTTAGTTCTTTAAGTCTTTGTTTGTTAACAAGGAAAGCATCTAGCAATAAAACCAAGAACAATGTAACTATTACATATAACAGTGTTACCAATAAAGCTAATGAAAAACCAAAAGAGAAAAATATGAAAAACATAGCAAGAGCACCGAAGAGGATAATTCCCCAAGATGCTCCTAACAAAAAGCTGATAACTCTTTCGAAAGTGTCTTTTTGCATTATGGAGAAAGAGGTTTAGTGTTCCTCAGTAGCTACTGCACCACCAAGGTAAACATATGTAAGCATCATGAAAATGAATGCTTGTAAGAATGCCATGAATGTTAAAAGTGCATATGGAATCATAGGTAATGCCCATGGTGCTAACATTAAAAGTACCATTAAGAACATATCATCCCCTTTTACGTTACCGAAGAGACGGAAAGAAAGAGAAACTAAACGTGAAAAGTGAGATACGATTTCAATTGGGAACATTAACCAGTATAACCACCAAACAGGACCTAAAAAGTGTTTGAAGTATTTAAGAACACCGTGAGCACGAATACCTTCAAAGTTATAATATACAAATACTACAAGTGCTAAAGTTAAAGGCATCTCTAAAAATGCTGTAGGAGCTTCAAACCCTGGAATAACACCGATTAAGTTTGCAATACCAACAAATAAACCAATAGTTGCTACAAGAGGTACATACTTAATAGCATGTCTTTTCCCCATAACATCACTTCCCATTTTTAAAACACCGTCAAGGTACGCTTCCATAACGTTTTGTGTACCTTTTGGTACAAGTTGAAGATTTGACATCGCTACTTTTGCTAAAACAATTGTAATAACAGCAGAAAGCAGCATATGTGCTGTATAAACAACTAGTTTATAACTCTCTGGATCAGCATGGTGAGAAACACCGAACAGAGAACCTATGAATGTAAATAATTCAGGCATCTAAACACTCCATAATTAAAATATTGGTGCGATCTTACTAAATCTAGGATTAAATTATTATAAGTTTGGTACAATTTTTCATCTAATTTTGAAAAAAACGGAGAAAAAGATGAAATTATTTCATTCTGTAACACTAATAGCTTTTGGCAGTATAAGTCTATTAGCAAATGAAATGGCCACTATACAAGATGTTGTTCATAACGGGCAAACAAGTACAAAACTTTTAATGGATACTCTTGGTAAAAATATGCAAATGCATATGAAGCACGGTGGTCCGATGGAAGCACTGGATTTTTGTTCTCAAGAGGCTTACAATTTAACTGAAAATGTAAATACAAAACTTCCTAAGGGAGTAAGTATTAGAAGAATCTCTTTACAGACGAGAAATCCAGTAAATGCTCCAACTGAAGATGAAGCAAAAGTTTTACAACATCTTATTGAATTGCAAAAAGAAAATAAACCTTTACCTAAAAAAGTTGTAGAAAAAATAGACAACAATACGTATAAATTTTACAAACCTCTTGTAATTACAAAACCTGTATGTTTAAAATGTCACGGTGATGTACAAGATAAAAAACTAAAATCTGAAATTTTAAATAGATACCCGGAAGATAAAGCAATGCATTATAAAATGGGAGATTTAAGAGGTGCAGTTGTTACTACAGTAAAAAAATAGTACGAAGAGTATGCCTATTTTGCATACTCTACCGCCCTACTTTCACGTATTACATTGACTTTGATTTCACCAGGATATTGAACTCTTTCTTCAATCTCAGCCGCTATCTCACGAGCAACTAAAATAGATTCATCATCATTAATAAGAGTTGCATTGACTATTACTCTTACTTCACGTCCTGCATTAATAGCATATGCTTGTTTTACACCTGTATGAGCAGAAGCGATATCTTCTATTTCCGTTACACGTTTTAAGAAGCTTTCTAGTACTTCTCTTCTAGCACCAGGACGAGCTGCTGAAAGTGCATCTGCAGCACAAACTGCACCACACTCGATAGACTTAATCTCTTCTTGATCATGGTGTGCATAAATTGCATTAATCACTACTTCATCTTCATTGTATCTGCGACAAACTTCAGCACCTAAATCAACATGGTTTCCATCATGTTCATGCGTTAAAGCTTTTCCTATATCGTGAAGTAACCCTGCACGTTTAGCAAGCTTTGGATCGCCACCCATCTCAGCAGCCATTACACCTGCTAGATTTGCAACTTCCAAAGTATGTGCAAGTGCATTTTGCCCATATGATGCTCTATAACGTAGTCGTCCAAGAAGCTTCATAAGATCTGGATGCATTACACCTACATCTAAATCAGCTACAATCTCTTCACCTTCATTAAGAATCTGCTCTTCAAATTCACTTGAAACTTTTTCAAAGATCTCTTCAATACGGGCAGGTTGTATTCTTCCATCTTCGATCAAAAGTTGTAGCGTTTTAGTTGCAATTGCACGTCTATAAAGGTTAAAACTACTAACCAAGATTGCATTTGGCGTATCATCTATAATAATGTCGACACCTAAAAGTGTCTCAAGCGCTTTAATATTACGCCCTTCTTTTCCAATAATACGCCCTTTTAGCTCATCACTTTCAAGGTGTACTATATTTGTCAATCTTTCAGAAGCAAATTCACCTGCAAAACGACTTGTTGCCTGGGCAAGTATATAATTTGCTCTTTTTTTTGCTTTTTCTCTGGCTTCATTTTCATACTTTCGTACAATATGAGATATCTCGCCTCTAGCTTTCTCTTCTAGTTTTTCAAATAATATTTTTTGTGCTTCATCTTGCGTCATTCCAGCCGAATGTTCAATTGAATGCACTGCTTCATCAATCTTTTGTTCATATTTCTTTTTTAGTGAAACTAAAGATTTTTCATTTCTCTCTAAATTTACTTTTTGTGCTTTAATAGTTCTTGTTTCGTTTTGAAGTTTTTGTTCTTCAAGTTTTTTATAGTGTTTAAAACCACTTTCCATTTGACGTAGTTGCTCTTCTCGTTGAGCAAAATCTGCACGTGCCCTGTCCTTGGCACTATCAAACTCTTTTTTTGCTTCAAGCTCTATTTCACGCGCTTTTAATCTTGCACGTTCCAATAGAGTTTGCGCTTCGTTTTCAATAGCATTTGCTTTTGCCTGCGCCTGCTGAGTATATATTTCAAAATTTGCACTAGTAAGTTTTTTAGAGATGAAAAATCCGATAACTCCACTCACGATGGCTGTTCCACCACCGAGAATTATCTCATTCATCATCTGTATTGCCCTTTTTAATTACTATAGGCCTTTTCTATGTATTTCAATTTTCGGTGTAATTAACACATCTGCCATAACATCATAATCATCACATATATGATATTTTGTGTAACATAACTCCGGTTGTACAAAAATAGTAAATGGTTTTTTTCTTAACTTTGCGAAGAAACGATCATACATCCCTTTTCCAAAGCCTACCCTTCTTAATTTTCCATCTACGCCTACACTAGGCACTATAGCAATATCTATTTTTTTTATATTTCTTAATGTATTGCCAGCTTCAAAAATTCCAAATTTTTTCTTCTTAAGCGGCAATCTCAATGGTACCATTTTAAAACTTTCGCCTTCCATAAATGGCACATAAACATCCAACTTTCGTCTCATTTTTTTGATACTTTTTGTAATATTTGCTTCAAATGGTAACGGATTGTACACCAATACAGTTTTGTGCTTGTAGTGTTTCAATAACCTTGAAAGCCTTTTTTCAACGAGTGCATCACGATATAACTTATTGTGTGAATAAGCATTTTTTATTTTTTGCAACGAATTTTTTCTAAATATTTCTTTTGTAAGAGTCATATAAAATCTTTATCGATATAATTTCGCTTATTTTACTAAAAATGAGGCAAAATTAATGTTAAAAAAATCTATTTTATCACTATCTGTAGCAATCGGTCTATTTTTTACTGCTTGTTCAAAGAACGACAATGATGCAAACGCACTATTATCTACAAACGAATTTGTTTTAAAAGAGATATCTGGGAAAGAATATGTAGTAACAAAACTGGACAATGGCTTTGCATTAAAAGATCAAAAAGAGAAAATAGTTATTTTAGATATCTTTGCAACTTGGTGTCCACCATGTCAAGCTGAAGCTTCTCATCTTACTAAACTTCAAGAAAAATATAAAGACAATTTAACTGTAATAGGTATCTCTGTTGAAGATGATATCAACTCTACAAAACTTCAAAAGTTTAGAACTGAGTATAATGCACAATATCCTCTTGCTGGCTCAAGCGAAAACCGTCGTATTATCAATGCTGTTGCAACTACTTTAAATATAGGCAGAAATTTCGGAATTCCACTTATGGCTATGTATAAAAACGGCAAGTTAGTGAACTATTATCAAGGTGCTACTGAAGAGGAATTCATTGAAAGCGATATTCAAAGAGCTTTAGGAAAATAGATGTTCGGTTTTATAAAAAAATCTCTTAACAAAACTGCAGAGGCTATCAAGTCTGTTGCACCAAAAAAGAAAATCACCTTTACCAAAGATGAGATTGAAGATATTCTACTTGAGGCTGATGTTGAATACGAACTTGTAGAGATCATTATAAATGAAATCTACCAAGAGAAAGTTACTCGTGAGATCTTACGTTCAAAACTTTTAGCAACCCTTGCTTATACAACTTATAAAGAGCCTGAATTTACACCTCCGTTTGTAGAACTGATTGTAGGTGTGAATGGTGCAGGAAAAACGACAACAATCTCAAAACTAGCTCAGCGTTATAAAAATGATGGGAAAAAAGTTATACTTGGTGCGGGAGACACTTTCCGTGCAGCTGCGATTGAGCAACTTACACTCTGGGCAAAAAGACTTGATATTCCTATTATCTCTTCACAACAGGGGCACGATCCTTCTGCCGTTGCATACGATACAATTGATTCCGCGAAGTCTAAAGGTTTTGATAATGTAATTATCGATACTGCTGGAAGACTCCATACTCAAACAAATCTTGCAAATGAGTTGAAAAAAATCAATAGAATTTGTGACAAAGCACATAGCGGTGCTCCTCACAGAACTGTTTTAATTATTGATGGTACACAAGGCAACTCGGCTATTTCTCAGGCCAAAGCATTTAATGAGATGATCGGTGTAGACGGTATTATTATTACAAAGCTTGACGGGACTGCAAAAGGAGGAAGTATTTTCTCAATTGCATACGCTCTTGAACTTCCTATTTTATATGTAGGGACAGGTGAACAACCGGATGATCTCACACCGTTTGACAAATATGAATTTGTTGACGGTCTGCTTGATGCAATTTTTGTTGAAGAGGAAGAAGCGTAAAGCTTTAACCTCTTTCATATGACAAATTGTCATATTTCTCTCCTCTTTGATCTTTTTTTTATAAAATAACAACAATTTTAATTCAAGGCTCGATCTATCATGGCAAAAGCAAAAACATTATTTGAATGTCAACATTGCGGTATGACAACACCAAAGTGGATGGGAAAATGTACCAACTGTGGAGCTTGGGACTCTCTTGTTGAACTGAATCAACAACAACAAGAGTTTGTAAAACAGACTAAATCTACAGGTGCTAAAAGTGCTAAAGCTATCAGCATTAATGATGTTGTTGAAGATGAAATCACACGTTTTAGTTCACTTGATATGGAACTGGATAATGTTTTAGGGGGCGGAATAGTACCAGGGAGTTTAACACTTATCGGGGGAAGTCCCGGTGTCGGAAAATCTACCTTACTTTTAAAAGTTGCTTCAAATATCGCTTCAACTGGTAAAAATGTTCTTTATGTCTCAGGCGAAGAATCTGCCTCGCAGATCAAAATACGTGCCAATAGACTAAATTCAAACCATGACAGTCTTTATCTGCTCAGTGAAATCAGACTGGAACAGATCCTTGTTGAACTGCAAGAAAGAAAATACGACTTTTTAATTATAGATTCTATCCAAACCATCTATTCGGAAAATATTGTCTCAGCTCCCGGAAGTGTGACACAAGTAAGACAAATCACTTTTGAATTAATGCGTATTGCGAAAGAGCAAGACTTAGCTACTTTTATAATCGGACATATTACAAAAGAGGGTTCCATTGCAGGGCCAAGAGTACTGGAACATATGGTTGATACTGTTCTTTATTTTGAGGGTGATTCTTCTCAGGAACTCAGAATTTTAAGAGGCTTTAAAAACCGTTTCGGTGCTACAAGCGAGATCGGTGTTTTTGAAATGAAAAACGAAGGGCTCTTTAGTGCTACAGATATCGCTTCTCGCTTTTTTAACCGCAATTCAAACCAAGCAGGCTCTGCACTTACCGTTATTATGGAGGGAAGCCGCCCTATTATTTTAGAGGTACAGGCCCTTGTATCTGAGTCCCATACGCCAAACTCCAAACGACAAGCTACCGGTTTTGACAATAACCGCTTAAATATGCTTTTGGCACTTTTGGAGAGAAAACTAGAAATTCCACTCTCAGGGTATGATGTATTTATCAACATTACCGGCGGTATCAAGATTACTGAGACAGCAGCAGATTTGGCAGTACTAGCTGCCATTATCAGCAGTTTTAGAGATCGTGCAATATCAAAAGAAACTATATTCATAGGAGAAGTTTCTCTTGTAGGTGACGTCCGTGAGGTATATGCATTAGACAGCAGACTAAAAGAAGCTAAAATGCAAAATATCACCAAAGCACTTGTTTCAAAAAAACCGCTTGAAAAAACACCTATTAAAACGTACATTGTTGATGAAGTAACTAAATTACTCCAATGGTATTGATTTAAACAATAAGAAAGTAAAGATTCTGCATAATATAGCTCATAATTTTAAACTAATTTTTTAAGGTAGATAAATATGATTGATGCAGAAGTAAGAAGTGAAGAAAGATTTACAAGATTAACTTTGGCCTATGAGTCTGAAGAAGAGAGACAAAAAGTTACGGAATGTGTAAATCAGTTTACTACTAAACATGATTTCAAACCTGAGATGTACACGACAAAAGTTGCGAATGGAAAAGAGGTAATGGTTATAGAATACCATGACGACATCTGCCGTGAATCAGGTGCTATATTTGAAGACATTCTTTGTTCTTTAAATATTAAGAAGTGTAATGCTCACTAAGTAAGGAGACAACCTTATGAATTTAAAACAATATGCTGAAGGAAATAAGCTTTTTAGAACATATTTTAAAAAAAACAAAGAATCTTTATTAGAACTGGTTAAAGGGCAAAAACCAAAAGCTCTTTTTATAGGTTGTTCTGATTCAAGAGTAATTCCTGATTTAATGTTACAAACAAACCCAGGTGATCTCTTCGTAATTAGAAATGTAGGTAACTTTGTACCTCCATATAAACCTGATGATGATTTTCATGCTACGGCATCGGGAATTGAATATGCCGTAAGTGTTTTACAAGTACAAGAGATAATTATCTGTGGACATACACATTGTGGAGCTTGTAGATGTCTTTATGAACCAATTAGTGATGATTCTTTAATCCATACTAGAAAATGGCTTGAACTTGGTGAAAGTGCAAAAACATCTGCAATTTTGAGTTTAGGTGCCGATAAACCTCTTGAAGATCTGCTTCGTCTGACTGAGAAACTCTCAGTTATCAAACAGATTGAAAACATCTTGACATATCCAAATGTTAAGAAAAGATTTGAAGACGGTGATTTACATATTCACGGTTGGTGTTACGATATTGAAACAGGTATTATTGAATATTTTAATGCGGATACATATGAGTTCTTGCCTTTAAACGAACTCACATCACATTAAAATTTTATTTTTTTTTAGAAAATTCGATATACTAACGACAACAAGATTAATTCAAGGACGAAAGATGGCTGAAGAAGAAGTAAAAGAGGAAGAATCTGGTTCACAAGGAAAGAAATCCAACTTATTGATGATTATCATCATCATAGTTTTAGTTCTTATTATTATTTTAGGTGCTGTAGCATTTTTATTTATAGGTGATGATGAACCTACTGTATCATCAACTCCTATGCAACAAGAAAAAACTAAAAAAGTAACTAAGAAAAGTTCCGGTTATAATTTAGAGGACGATACAAGAGCATTAAATGAAATAGGTATTTTATATCCTCTTGATACTTTTACAGTTAATCTGAAAAGTGACTCTGGAAGAAGATTTCTTAAAACGACTATTTCTTTAGAACTTGAAGGTGAAGAATTAAGTTTGGAACTAGATGCAAAATCAGCTGTATTAAGAGATAGAATTATTAGAATTTTATCTTCAAAAACACTTGAAGAGGTCTCTTCTAAAAAAGGGAAAAACAAGCTGTCTATGCAAATTATGGATACTTTAAACTCTATGATTACAGACGGTAGAATCAAAGGGATTTACTTTACTGAATTTGTAATTCAATAATTTCTTCAAAGTACATGTCCTTTTCTGAGGACACGTACTTTAATTCACAATAATATCCACTCAAAAAATCAGTATAAGGATATTGATGCAAAAGCTTCTCTTATTTTCTTACGCATTACTGGGATACTTACTTTCTCTTATTACCTTATCATTTTTAATTTTATGGGTTTATCCGTGGAGTTATTTCCCTCATCATATTGATACACCAATTATTTCACTTCAAATCAATCCTTTTGTTATAGACATAGCACTTCTTCTACTCTTTGCCCTACAACATTCCGTAATGGCGAGAAGATCATTTAAAGAAAAATTCTTTTCTACGTATTCATCAGCTTTTAGAAGTGCCACTTACTGTATAGCTTCTGCACTAAGTTTAGCTTTACTGGAACTATTTTGGCAACCAATAGAGGGAAGTGTATGGAATTTTGACAACGGTATACTCTTTTGGATATTGACTATCTTATATGTCGTTGGATGGATTTTTGCCTTTATATCCACTTTTATGATTGACCATTTTGAACTTTTCGGTTTGCACCAAGGCTACAGAGTCTTAAAAAATATACCAGAGCCAAAACCAAGTTTTCAGATCAGGTATTTTTATAAATATGTAAGACACCCAGTTCAACTTGGTACCCTTGTAGGGCTTAGTGCTACGCCCCAGATGAGTTATGGGCACTTGTTATTGAGCGTGGGAATGATTATTTATGTACTTATTGGTCTAGCTTTTGAAGAGCGTGATCTTGTTAATACTTTTAAAAAAGAGTATCAAAGTTATCAGAAAAAGACACCTATGCTATTGCCCTTTTTTAAAAGATCACGATAAAATACTTAAATACAAAAGAGAAGAATAGTAATGATTGGTATAGATATAATTAAAACAGATCGTATGCAAAGTATGATCGAAAAATTTGGTAATAAAGCATTAGAGAAATTTTTACACCAAGAAGAGATTGAACTTGTCAAAAACTACACAACTGCGGCAGGTTTTTGGGCTACAAAAGAAGCTGTTTCAAAAGCTTTGGGTGTTGGGATAGGAGCGGATTGTTCTTTTTTTGATATCAAGATTTATAAAAGTGAAAAAGGAGCTCCAAAGCTCGCTTTTTCAAAAAAACTTGCAGAGAAGTTTCAAATTATTGAGGCTTCACTTTCAATTACGCATGACGGAGAGTATGCAATAGCCGTTGTTGATTTAAAAAACTCAACCCCCACCGACAAAATCAAGCAATTCTAATTTATCACCGTCATTTAATCTGCATTTGTCCCATGCATCTTGTTTTACTATTTCCATATTGACGGCAGCTGCCATAACTTTATCTTCTAAAGAGAGTTCTTTTAGTACCTCTAATAGAGTAATTTCAGCCGGGAATTCTTTTTCAGTACCGTTAATTACTAATTTCATTAAATACTCGCATAATTTTTTGGAAATTGTATCAAGCTAAATTGAAATTTTTATCAAATATCAAAACTATTTTACAGTTTTGATATATGTTGTGCTAAAGCTTTGAGTTCATCTTCACTATAAGCAGACACTTGAGACTTCATAATCCCTTTCATTGCACCACCGTATGTACCGTCTTTATAACCATGTAAAGCAGTAAGTACTTTGTCTACACTCCAGCCTTTGATAATTTGAGACTTTCCAAGAGCAGACTTTTCAGCATTTTGACCGTGACATGCTACACATTTTACAAAAAGTGCTCCACCGTCAATAGTTTTTTCTACAACTTTGACAGGTTCAGGTGCTTTTACTGGTGCCGGCTTTTCTACTGTAACAGTTTTTACCTCTTCAACTACTTTTTTTACTTCTTCAACAGCTGCTTTTTCTTCTACTACTGGTGTTTCAACTATTTTAGTCTCTTCAACTTCTACTTTTTCTACAGTTTCAGGAGCTTTTGTTTCTTCAACTTTAACTGTTTCGCTTTCTACATTCTCTACAGCTTTCTTCTCTTCTGTATT is a window from the Sulfurimonas sp. C5 genome containing:
- the gatB gene encoding Asp-tRNA(Asn)/Glu-tRNA(Gln) amidotransferase subunit GatB → MFEVVIGLEVHVQLNTKTKLFCSCPTSFNHKQNTNTCPTCLALPGALPVLNREVLHKSIMLGTAVDATINKTSYFDRKSYFYPDSPSAYQITQLYTPIVEHGKLTIDFEDGSNKTIRINRAHIEADAGKNIHDGDISKVDLNRAGTPLLEIVSEPDMRSAEEAVLYLKKLHSILRYIDISDANMQEGSFRCDVNVSIRPKGDEKLYTRVEIKNINSFKFIQKAIEVEVIRQVEAWEDGVYEDEIVQETRLFDQVKNETRSMRGKEEAADYRYFPEPDLLKCVVTPEMMEEYSVIPELPDAKKERFVKEYGMSEYNASVITSAVEMADFFETMMAIEGVSAKTAVSLLTVELLARLKGEFNITNSPVDANKLGFIAKRIDDQTISGKAAKEVLDYLMENDADVDTAIENLGLKQVTDTGAIEAICDEIINANEDKVSEYKSGKDKLFGFFVGQVMKASKGSANPQAVNEILKQKLG
- the pcm gene encoding protein-L-isoaspartate O-methyltransferase; the encoded protein is MNSQKDLVNYLINTNALHSPDIIKAFIAIDRYDFVKNQNSYATYEDFPLSIGNSQTISQPTTVAMMLEMLSPKQGNSILDIGSGSGWTTALLAHIVGQEGCVTGLERLDELVEFGSNNLNKYHFNNAKIIKATDRLGIQGKKFDRILVSASAEDFPTKLTDQLKPGGKLVIPVKNSIFEITKTKDDELKIIEHYGFVFVPLIYK
- a CDS encoding F0F1 ATP synthase subunit A; the encoded protein is MPELFTFIGSLFGVSHHADPESYKLVVYTAHMLLSAVITIVLAKVAMSNLQLVPKGTQNVMEAYLDGVLKMGSDVMGKRHAIKYVPLVATIGLFVGIANLIGVIPGFEAPTAFLEMPLTLALVVFVYYNFEGIRAHGVLKYFKHFLGPVWWLYWLMFPIEIVSHFSRLVSLSFRLFGNVKGDDMFLMVLLMLAPWALPMIPYALLTFMAFLQAFIFMMLTYVYLGGAVATEEH
- a CDS encoding DUF3365 domain-containing protein codes for the protein MKLFHSVTLIAFGSISLLANEMATIQDVVHNGQTSTKLLMDTLGKNMQMHMKHGGPMEALDFCSQEAYNLTENVNTKLPKGVSIRRISLQTRNPVNAPTEDEAKVLQHLIELQKENKPLPKKVVEKIDNNTYKFYKPLVITKPVCLKCHGDVQDKKLKSEILNRYPEDKAMHYKMGDLRGAVVTTVKK
- the rny gene encoding ribonuclease Y; translated protein: MNEIILGGGTAIVSGVIGFFISKKLTSANFEIYTQQAQAKANAIENEAQTLLERARLKAREIELEAKKEFDSAKDRARADFAQREEQLRQMESGFKHYKKLEEQKLQNETRTIKAQKVNLERNEKSLVSLKKKYEQKIDEAVHSIEHSAGMTQDEAQKILFEKLEEKARGEISHIVRKYENEAREKAKKRANYILAQATSRFAGEFASERLTNIVHLESDELKGRIIGKEGRNIKALETLLGVDIIIDDTPNAILVSSFNLYRRAIATKTLQLLIEDGRIQPARIEEIFEKVSSEFEEQILNEGEEIVADLDVGVMHPDLMKLLGRLRYRASYGQNALAHTLEVANLAGVMAAEMGGDPKLAKRAGLLHDIGKALTHEHDGNHVDLGAEVCRRYNEDEVVINAIYAHHDQEEIKSIECGAVCAADALSAARPGARREVLESFLKRVTEIEDIASAHTGVKQAYAINAGREVRVIVNATLINDDESILVAREIAAEIEERVQYPGEIKVNVIRESRAVEYAK
- a CDS encoding 5-formyltetrahydrofolate cyclo-ligase: MTLTKEIFRKNSLQKIKNAYSHNKLYRDALVEKRLSRLLKHYKHKTVLVYNPLPFEANITKSIKKMRRKLDVYVPFMEGESFKMVPLRLPLKKKKFGIFEAGNTLRNIKKIDIAIVPSVGVDGKLRRVGFGKGMYDRFFAKLRKKPFTIFVQPELCYTKYHICDDYDVMADVLITPKIEIHRKGL
- a CDS encoding TlpA disulfide reductase family protein, coding for MLKKSILSLSVAIGLFFTACSKNDNDANALLSTNEFVLKEISGKEYVVTKLDNGFALKDQKEKIVILDIFATWCPPCQAEASHLTKLQEKYKDNLTVIGISVEDDINSTKLQKFRTEYNAQYPLAGSSENRRIINAVATTLNIGRNFGIPLMAMYKNGKLVNYYQGATEEEFIESDIQRALGK
- the ftsY gene encoding signal recognition particle-docking protein FtsY, with translation MFGFIKKSLNKTAEAIKSVAPKKKITFTKDEIEDILLEADVEYELVEIIINEIYQEKVTREILRSKLLATLAYTTYKEPEFTPPFVELIVGVNGAGKTTTISKLAQRYKNDGKKVILGAGDTFRAAAIEQLTLWAKRLDIPIISSQQGHDPSAVAYDTIDSAKSKGFDNVIIDTAGRLHTQTNLANELKKINRICDKAHSGAPHRTVLIIDGTQGNSAISQAKAFNEMIGVDGIIITKLDGTAKGGSIFSIAYALELPILYVGTGEQPDDLTPFDKYEFVDGLLDAIFVEEEEA